One Thalassotalea atypica DNA window includes the following coding sequences:
- a CDS encoding LytR/AlgR family response regulator transcription factor, whose translation MTLNHFQQNKRKYEIIFLCCYFFINATLLATSVIMEAQRSNTPLPFDVWEPFVWEYSSAISSLFLFPFIVYLLTKNPFNWQAIKRSLLYYFIASIVFSACHVLLMVLMRKGVYFFFTREYDFGDIWFEMIYEYRKDLWSFIFFVIVIKGYQFIISRLQGEANPIGQGEDDKPPSSIDRLLVKKLGKEFIIRIEDVEWLESAGNYVNLHIGERIYPLRATLTSLVAQLDDKGFCRIHRSYAIKLDMVDSINSLSSGDSEVKLRNGKVLMLSRRYKESFKETLK comes from the coding sequence ATGACGTTAAACCATTTTCAACAAAACAAGCGTAAGTACGAAATCATCTTCTTGTGTTGTTACTTTTTTATCAACGCAACCTTACTCGCCACTTCAGTTATCATGGAAGCTCAACGAAGCAATACCCCTTTACCATTTGATGTTTGGGAGCCTTTTGTTTGGGAATATTCAAGTGCAATAAGTTCGCTATTTCTTTTTCCTTTTATTGTCTATTTGCTGACAAAAAATCCCTTTAATTGGCAGGCGATTAAACGCTCGTTACTTTATTATTTTATTGCTTCAATAGTTTTTTCGGCTTGCCACGTGTTATTGATGGTACTCATGAGGAAGGGGGTCTATTTCTTTTTTACCCGAGAATATGATTTTGGCGATATCTGGTTTGAGATGATTTATGAATACCGCAAAGATCTATGGAGTTTCATCTTTTTTGTCATTGTCATTAAAGGCTATCAATTTATTATTAGCCGACTTCAAGGTGAAGCAAACCCTATTGGACAAGGGGAGGACGATAAGCCGCCGTCAAGTATTGACAGGTTATTGGTCAAAAAACTTGGCAAGGAATTTATTATTCGTATTGAGGATGTTGAATGGCTTGAGTCCGCAGGCAATTATGTAAACCTACACATCGGTGAGCGGATCTATCCTTTAAGAGCAACTTTGACTTCGCTTGTCGCTCAACTTGATGATAAAGGCTTTTGCCGTATTCATCGTTCTTACGCGATAAAATTAGATATGGTGGACTCAATTAACTCTTTAAGTAGCGGTGATAGTGAAGTGAAGCTTAGAAATGGCAAGGTGCTAATGCTCTCAAGGAGATACAAAGAAAGCTTCAAAGAAACATTGAAGTAG
- a CDS encoding DUF924 family protein, whose translation MTYTDIIKFWFEELSPEQWWTKDHALDQLIKHRFQKIHQQAMHCELYLWRETAKGRLAEIIILDQFSRNMFRNTPQAFASDNIALSLAQEAINIGADQSLTEVERSFLYTPFMHSESLLIHDVAMMLYQKNGIESNFAFEKAHRDIIAKFGRYPHRNVLLERKSTPEELEFLSQPNSSF comes from the coding sequence ATGACCTATACCGACATAATAAAATTTTGGTTTGAAGAGCTTTCTCCAGAGCAGTGGTGGACAAAAGATCACGCATTGGATCAATTAATCAAACATCGGTTTCAAAAAATTCACCAACAAGCAATGCATTGTGAGCTGTACTTGTGGCGTGAAACGGCCAAGGGACGATTAGCCGAAATAATCATCCTTGATCAATTTTCACGAAACATGTTTCGCAATACACCTCAGGCTTTTGCTAGCGACAATATTGCCTTATCACTCGCTCAAGAAGCCATAAATATTGGTGCCGATCAATCGCTAACCGAAGTTGAACGAAGCTTTCTATATACGCCCTTTATGCATAGTGAATCTCTCCTCATTCACGATGTGGCCATGATGCTTTATCAGAAAAATGGCATTGAAAGTAACTTTGCCTTTGAAAAGGCACATCGCGATATCATAGCAAAATTTGGCCGCTATCCTCATCGAAACGTACTTCTAGAGCGAAAATCGACACCTGAAGAGCTGGAGTTTTTGTCTCAACCTAATTCCTCTTTTTAA
- a CDS encoding N-acetylmuramoyl-L-alanine amidase, with the protein MDIKYLVIHTAAYQGRNCDADTIDEWHRNKGWNGIGYHYVILNDKHDSKPDGKIEKGRDDSVNGAHAYGINQMSLGICCIGHGDHEDFTPAQYENLYLLLAKLCHKYQVSTDNIIGHRELNSLVNRGLLGDQYRTAKSCPGHKINMNQIRQTLSKKLLREEPLDEVNNTSMHLNNKAQVIEAINVLKEHKGQFTNARDELIQFLYHPEIIELIAEK; encoded by the coding sequence ATGGACATCAAATACCTTGTAATTCACACCGCGGCTTATCAGGGGCGCAATTGCGACGCCGATACCATCGATGAATGGCATCGTAATAAAGGCTGGAATGGCATTGGTTATCATTACGTTATTCTAAATGATAAACATGACAGTAAACCCGATGGCAAAATTGAAAAAGGCCGAGACGATAGTGTTAATGGTGCGCACGCCTATGGCATTAATCAAATGTCTTTAGGTATTTGCTGTATTGGCCATGGAGACCACGAAGATTTTACGCCTGCACAATATGAAAACCTTTATTTGTTACTTGCAAAACTATGCCATAAATATCAAGTATCTACAGACAACATTATTGGTCATCGAGAGCTAAATAGTTTAGTCAATCGTGGCTTGTTGGGAGACCAATACAGAACGGCAAAGTCGTGCCCCGGCCATAAAATAAACATGAATCAAATTCGCCAAACATTAAGTAAGAAATTATTGCGAGAAGAGCCGCTAGACGAAGTCAATAACACCTCTATGCACTTAAACAATAAAGCACAAGTTATTGAGGCGATTAATGTGTTGAAGGAACATAAAGGTCAGTTCACCAATGCTAGAGATGAGCTAATTCAGTTTTTATATCATCCCGAAATAATTGAATTAATTGCAGAAAAGTAA